One Dehalococcoidales bacterium DNA window includes the following coding sequences:
- a CDS encoding peptidylprolyl isomerase: protein MLTAQNGNTVRVHYTGMFSDGRVFDSSVNREPLEFTLGEGSVIAGFDAAINGMKVGENKTVTIPFTEAYGERDENAVAIVDRSVLPPELEPRVGQQLSASQPDGAGVVVTIIKIDGSTITIDANHPLAGKDLTFDLTLVEIM from the coding sequence ATGCTAACCGCACAGAATGGTAACACCGTAAGAGTACACTACACAGGCATGTTCAGCGATGGCAGGGTATTTGATTCGTCCGTCAATCGAGAGCCCCTGGAGTTCACCCTGGGAGAGGGGTCTGTTATAGCTGGCTTTGATGCAGCTATAAATGGAATGAAAGTCGGAGAGAATAAAACGGTCACCATTCCCTTTACCGAGGCTTACGGGGAGCGTGATGAAAATGCTGTCGCTATTGTTGACCGGTCAGTGTTGCCTCCGGAACTAGAGCCCAGAGTCGGCCAGCAGCTAAGTGCCAGCCAACCTGATGGGGCAGGTGTAGTAGTCACCATAATAAAAATTGACGGCAGCACTATCACCATCGATGCTAACCACCCGCTGGCTGGCAAAGACCTTACCTTTGATTTGACACTTGTAGAAATAATGTAA